The following proteins are co-located in the Ensifer sp. WSM1721 genome:
- a CDS encoding ABC transporter permease, translated as MDFAFMWETFLILLTGLPLTLELAVTSIFAGGILALLLSLFAVVGGPIGRGFTRGYVFVFRGSPLLVQMFLIYYGLGQFRPLLQELGLWAIFREPYWCAVIALTLNTAAYTSEIFRGGLNAVSVQQVEAARACGMSGPLLFRRIVLPIAIRHALPAYGNEVILMLKATALASVITIMEVTGLAGKLIADSFRAFEVFIVAGAIYLGITFLVTRLMMIVEFWLSPHLRMRPPTLA; from the coding sequence ATGGACTTTGCATTCATGTGGGAGACGTTTCTCATCCTCCTGACGGGCTTGCCGCTCACTCTGGAGCTTGCAGTGACGTCCATTTTTGCCGGCGGCATCCTTGCGCTTCTTCTTTCGCTCTTTGCGGTGGTCGGAGGGCCGATCGGCCGCGGTTTCACCCGAGGCTACGTCTTCGTCTTTCGAGGGTCGCCGCTGCTTGTACAGATGTTCCTCATTTATTACGGGCTTGGGCAATTCCGACCGTTGCTGCAGGAACTCGGCCTTTGGGCAATCTTCCGCGAGCCCTATTGGTGTGCAGTGATCGCACTGACGTTGAACACAGCGGCCTATACCAGCGAGATCTTCCGCGGAGGCTTGAACGCAGTTTCCGTTCAGCAGGTCGAGGCAGCGCGTGCCTGCGGCATGTCGGGCCCGCTGCTGTTCAGGCGCATCGTTTTGCCGATCGCCATCCGGCATGCGCTTCCAGCCTACGGTAACGAAGTCATCTTGATGCTCAAGGCAACCGCGCTGGCGTCCGTCATCACCATCATGGAAGTCACCGGCCTTGCGGGGAAGCTGATTGCCGACAGCTTCCGAGCCTTCGAGGTCTTCATTGTCGCCGGTGCGATTTATCTCGGGATTACCTTCCTCGTCACGCGGTTGATGATGATCGTCGAATTCTGGCTCTCGCCCCATCTTCGCATGAGGCCACCAACTTTGGCATAA
- a CDS encoding ABC transporter ATP-binding protein translates to MSDRGTFLTADNKNSTAAVSVKDLRKRFGPLEVLKGVSLEAQEGDVISILGSSGSGKSTMLRCINMLEVPDSGEVCIGGEMFRLKKLRYKTEPADRRQVDRLREHIGMVFQSFNLWSHMTILENVIEAPVHVQKRNRAECIEEAEALLERVGIGDKRNFYPGHLSGGQQQRAAIARALAQRPKVMLFDEPTSALDPELVGEVLKVMRSLAEEGRTMLVVTHEMAFARDVSSRVVFLHKGVVEEEGHPAEVFRNPKSERFRQFLSTER, encoded by the coding sequence ATGTCTGACAGGGGAACGTTTCTCACGGCTGACAATAAGAACAGCACTGCCGCCGTCTCGGTGAAGGACCTCCGCAAACGCTTCGGTCCGCTTGAAGTTTTGAAGGGAGTTTCGCTCGAAGCCCAGGAAGGTGATGTGATCTCGATCCTCGGCTCATCCGGATCCGGAAAGTCGACGATGTTGAGGTGCATCAATATGCTCGAAGTGCCCGACAGCGGTGAAGTCTGTATCGGCGGTGAAATGTTTCGGCTGAAAAAGCTGCGATACAAGACCGAGCCGGCCGATCGGCGGCAAGTTGATCGTCTTCGCGAACACATTGGAATGGTATTCCAGAGCTTCAATCTGTGGTCGCATATGACGATCCTTGAGAACGTGATCGAAGCACCCGTACATGTGCAAAAGCGCAATCGCGCCGAATGCATTGAAGAGGCGGAGGCATTGCTCGAGCGGGTCGGTATTGGCGACAAGCGCAATTTTTACCCTGGCCACTTGTCTGGCGGGCAACAGCAACGCGCCGCAATCGCGCGGGCGTTGGCGCAACGACCGAAGGTCATGCTCTTCGATGAGCCGACATCCGCGCTCGATCCGGAGCTTGTCGGCGAAGTGCTGAAGGTCATGCGTTCGCTCGCCGAAGAAGGCCGAACCATGCTCGTCGTCACCCACGAGATGGCGTTCGCACGCGACGTGTCCAGCAGGGTTGTGTTTCTGCACAAGGGCGTCGTCGAGGAAGAGGGACATCCTGCCGAAGTTTTTCGAAACCCAAAGTCCGAGCGCTTCCGGCAGTTTCTTTCGACTGAGCGGTAA
- a CDS encoding ferritin-like domain-containing protein, translating to MRVMPSLYLPRRRVLQFGFGAVLASTTGFAAVSRADEPTEILDEDIFQFALNLEYMEAEYYLRGTTGKGIDDADAGAEPGPVTGGKQVSFDTPAIGEFMREVAENELAHVRFYRKTLGDQAVSRPAIDFDAGFAAVAKAAGLGEDFDPFGNEMNFVLGGMLFEDVGVTAYAGAATVLKNKDFLAAAAGILAVEAYHMGMARSTLYRMGEQAWEAADAVSDARDKIDGPEDKDQGIRMDGKANIVPSTPDGIAFTRTPEEVLRIVYLTDQAGTSKGGFYPNGMNGVIKST from the coding sequence ATGCGCGTCATGCCTTCGCTTTATCTCCCCCGGCGCAGAGTATTGCAGTTCGGTTTCGGAGCGGTGCTTGCCTCGACAACAGGTTTCGCTGCGGTTTCGCGCGCCGATGAACCGACCGAAATTCTGGACGAGGATATTTTTCAGTTTGCTCTCAACCTGGAGTATATGGAAGCCGAGTATTATCTGCGGGGTACTACCGGCAAGGGAATCGATGATGCCGATGCCGGTGCGGAACCCGGCCCGGTGACCGGCGGCAAGCAAGTTTCCTTTGATACCCCTGCGATCGGCGAGTTCATGCGCGAGGTCGCGGAAAACGAACTTGCGCACGTCCGATTCTATCGCAAAACGCTCGGAGATCAGGCCGTGTCTCGACCGGCGATCGATTTCGATGCCGGCTTTGCTGCGGTCGCAAAAGCGGCCGGCTTGGGCGAGGACTTCGATCCCTTCGGCAACGAAATGAATTTCGTGCTAGGCGGCATGCTGTTCGAAGACGTGGGCGTCACCGCCTATGCGGGTGCGGCGACGGTCCTCAAGAACAAGGATTTTCTCGCCGCCGCCGCGGGAATTCTGGCGGTCGAGGCCTACCATATGGGAATGGCCCGCTCGACCCTCTACAGAATGGGCGAACAGGCCTGGGAGGCGGCAGACGCGGTCTCCGACGCACGCGACAAGATCGATGGACCGGAGGACAAGGATCAAGGAATCCGAATGGACGGCAAAGCCAACATCGTTCCTTCGACGCCGGATGGGATAGCTTTCACCAGAACTCCGGAGGAGGTGTTGCGAATCGTGTATCTCACCGATCAGGCAGGCACGAGCAAGGGCGGCTTCTACCCGAACGGCATGAATGGAGTGATCAAGAGCACCTAA
- a CDS encoding MFS transporter encodes MSKPITAKQDEPVENREGTVSIRWALAGLSLTILLSSLGTSIANVALPTLAEAFAASFRQVQWIVLAYLLAVTTLIVSVGRLGDILGRRRLLITGIALFAAASALSGVAPTLWLLIAARAAQGIGAAIMMALAMALVGETVPKEKTGSAMGLLGTMSAIGTALGPSLGGILIAGAGWRTIFLIMVPLGILNILLARRFLPDQGRSAKIDRDGFDGLGTLLLGVTLAAYALAMTAGRGHFDRLNMALLAAAVVAGALFVLAEARVASPLIRLAAFRNPVLSTSLAMNALVSTVMMATLVVGPFYLSQALGLDATFVGIVMAAGPIISALSGIPAGRVVDHWAAASVVIAGLIVMAAGAIALSVLPSIFGVTGYIAAIAVLTPGYQLFQVANNTAVMMGVHPDQRGVISGMLNLSRNVGLVTGASLMGAVFAVASTATDITAAPADAVATGMRITFAVAAVLIVVALAIAVGSRFLAKGAVLPRNAS; translated from the coding sequence ATGTCGAAGCCAATCACCGCAAAGCAAGACGAGCCAGTGGAAAATCGTGAAGGGACCGTCTCGATCCGATGGGCGCTCGCGGGCCTTTCGCTGACGATATTGCTGTCTTCGCTCGGCACGAGCATCGCCAATGTTGCCCTGCCGACGCTGGCCGAGGCGTTCGCTGCGTCGTTCCGGCAAGTTCAATGGATCGTGCTTGCCTATCTGCTCGCCGTCACCACGCTGATCGTCAGCGTCGGACGGCTCGGCGATATCCTCGGCCGCCGGCGGCTGCTCATCACCGGAATCGCCCTGTTCGCGGCTGCATCGGCCTTGAGCGGCGTCGCGCCGACGCTATGGCTGCTCATCGCCGCCCGGGCGGCGCAAGGTATCGGAGCGGCGATCATGATGGCGCTTGCCATGGCGCTTGTCGGCGAGACCGTTCCGAAGGAGAAGACCGGCAGCGCCATGGGCTTGCTCGGTACCATGTCGGCGATCGGCACCGCGCTCGGCCCATCGCTCGGCGGCATCCTGATTGCCGGAGCCGGGTGGCGGACGATCTTTCTCATCATGGTGCCGCTCGGCATCCTGAATATCCTTCTCGCTCGTCGCTTCCTGCCCGACCAAGGGCGCAGCGCGAAGATCGATCGCGACGGCTTTGACGGTCTGGGCACGCTGTTGCTCGGCGTGACGCTTGCGGCCTATGCGCTCGCCATGACGGCGGGGCGCGGTCATTTCGACCGGCTCAACATGGCGCTCCTGGCGGCCGCAGTCGTCGCAGGCGCCCTTTTCGTGCTCGCGGAAGCAAGGGTGGCGTCGCCCCTGATCCGATTGGCGGCGTTCCGCAACCCCGTGCTGAGCACAAGTCTTGCGATGAACGCGCTCGTCTCGACGGTGATGATGGCGACGCTGGTGGTCGGGCCGTTCTACCTGTCGCAGGCGCTCGGGCTCGACGCGACCTTTGTGGGCATCGTCATGGCCGCCGGCCCGATTATTTCCGCGCTGAGCGGCATCCCGGCCGGCCGTGTCGTCGATCATTGGGCCGCGGCTTCCGTCGTCATAGCTGGACTGATCGTGATGGCAGCCGGCGCAATTGCTCTGTCCGTGCTGCCGTCGATCTTCGGCGTCACGGGCTACATTGCCGCGATCGCCGTGCTCACTCCCGGCTACCAGTTGTTTCAGGTAGCCAACAACACGGCCGTGATGATGGGTGTCCATCCGGATCAGCGGGGCGTCATTTCCGGCATGCTCAACCTTTCGCGCAATGTCGGGCTCGTCACCGGGGCATCCCTCATGGGGGCCGTCTTCGCCGTCGCCTCGACTGCCACCGACATCACGGCGGCACCTGCCGATGCCGTTGCCACGGGCATGCGAATCACCTTCGCGGTCGCAGCGGTCCTGATCGTCGTCGCTCTCGCCATTGCGGTTGGGAGCCGGTTCCTCGCAAAAGGCGCCGTGCTTCCTCGCAACGCATCGTGA
- a CDS encoding LysR family transcriptional regulator: MSKPDLNLLVTLDVLLAEGSVARAARRLRLSPSAMSRALQRLRELTGDPLLVRAGRGLVPTPRALELKEKVGQLVEDAQTVLRPAEKLDLKRLVRTFTVRTSDGFVENFGPDLIARIGEEAPGVRLCFMQKSNKDNAPLREGTVDLETGVVGDMTGPELRVQALFQDSFVGVVGKGHPLSQGEISPERYAAGRHILVSRRGLDKAALDIDDALKPFGLEREIVTTVGGFSTALALARATDLVASVPERHTRSLRDGMFSFPLPVVVPQITVSLLWHPRLDADPAHRWLRSCIRNVCAGRCSDRSVG; encoded by the coding sequence ATGTCGAAACCCGATCTCAATCTGCTCGTGACCCTTGATGTGCTGCTCGCCGAAGGCAGCGTCGCGCGCGCGGCTAGAAGGCTGCGGTTGAGCCCATCGGCAATGAGCCGGGCGCTCCAGCGATTACGCGAGTTGACGGGCGATCCGCTGTTGGTCCGGGCCGGACGCGGTCTCGTCCCGACGCCCCGGGCGCTCGAACTCAAGGAGAAAGTCGGTCAACTCGTGGAGGACGCGCAAACCGTTCTCCGCCCCGCCGAGAAGCTCGACCTCAAGCGGCTTGTCCGCACCTTCACGGTCAGGACCAGCGACGGTTTCGTCGAGAATTTCGGACCGGACCTCATTGCCCGCATAGGCGAGGAAGCGCCCGGCGTGCGGCTGTGTTTCATGCAGAAGTCCAACAAGGACAACGCGCCATTGCGCGAGGGAACGGTGGATCTCGAAACGGGCGTCGTAGGCGACATGACGGGGCCGGAGCTGCGTGTACAGGCTCTATTCCAGGACAGTTTCGTCGGTGTCGTCGGCAAGGGGCACCCGCTGAGCCAGGGTGAGATCAGCCCCGAGCGCTACGCGGCCGGCAGACACATCCTGGTCTCACGACGGGGTCTCGACAAGGCAGCGCTCGATATCGATGACGCGCTGAAGCCGTTCGGGTTGGAACGCGAGATCGTCACGACCGTCGGCGGGTTCTCGACCGCGCTGGCTCTCGCTCGCGCCACCGACCTGGTCGCCAGCGTTCCCGAAAGGCACACCCGGAGTTTGCGCGACGGAATGTTCAGTTTTCCGCTTCCCGTCGTGGTGCCGCAGATCACGGTCTCGTTGCTTTGGCACCCGCGGCTCGATGCCGATCCGGCGCATCGCTGGCTGCGGAGCTGCATCCGCAACGTTTGCGCGGGCCGATGCTCCGATCGCTCCGTGGGCTGA
- a CDS encoding SRPBCC family protein, with the protein MIDRIEKKIELAAPVERVWRALTDHEAFGEWFRVKLDGPFVVGKVTTGEITYPGHEGLPWRSLAERMEEPRLFAFRWPHSKNPNADISREPSTCVEFRLKPTTKGTHLTITESGFDSLPEESREEAWCSNDKGWEIQAENIKAFVEG; encoded by the coding sequence ATGATCGACCGCATCGAAAAGAAGATCGAACTGGCGGCCCCCGTGGAAAGGGTCTGGCGGGCGCTGACCGACCATGAAGCCTTCGGAGAGTGGTTCCGCGTGAAGCTCGATGGCCCTTTCGTAGTCGGCAAGGTCACGACCGGCGAGATCACCTATCCAGGTCACGAGGGGCTGCCGTGGAGGTCGCTGGCGGAGCGCATGGAGGAGCCCCGGCTCTTCGCATTCCGCTGGCCGCACTCCAAGAACCCGAATGCCGATATCTCAAGAGAGCCTTCGACCTGCGTCGAATTCCGCCTGAAGCCGACGACGAAGGGAACGCATCTGACGATCACCGAATCGGGCTTCGACTCCCTGCCGGAGGAGAGCCGCGAGGAGGCGTGGTGCAGCAACGACAAGGGCTGGGAAATCCAGGCCGAAAACATCAAGGCCTTTGTCGAAGGCTGA
- a CDS encoding BON domain-containing protein, with amino-acid sequence MSTEHPIYSHRDDDPHLTDDALAEKVMHFLRYASMIDTSEISVIALGNTVVLSGNVPREADIACAGETAASVIGVARVENRLAVRPSETTK; translated from the coding sequence ATGTCGACGGAACATCCGATCTATTCCCACAGGGACGACGATCCGCACCTGACCGACGATGCGCTGGCGGAAAAGGTCATGCATTTCCTCCGCTACGCCAGCATGATCGACACGAGCGAAATTTCCGTGATCGCCCTCGGCAACACGGTGGTCCTCTCGGGTAATGTCCCCCGTGAGGCCGACATCGCCTGCGCCGGCGAGACCGCCGCCTCGGTCATCGGAGTGGCACGCGTCGAGAACCGGTTAGCGGTGCGTCCGAGCGAGACGACGAAGTGA
- a CDS encoding AEC family transporter, with translation MSEIFLNVLPIFILILTGWLVVRLGYLKAAVGDALGDFVFRVAVPVLLFRTIAEADFKEGSPWPLWVAYFSGVAVTWTIGHLAATLGFGRDARMGVLAGVSSAFANTVFIGLPLVSRVVGGEGVVALSILLSVHLPVMMIAGTVLMERAERKTTGAPGQGILKLMAGVTRNLVHNPLVIGLACGALFHLLGQPLGGPAKVIVDQLAGVAAPAALVSIGMALDKYGLAGNTGLATVASTLKLLVLPGAVFAACHLLGLSDSWTAALVLTSSVPTGVNAWLIANHFNVGHALASSTITLTTAFGVVSVSAWAYLLM, from the coding sequence ATGTCCGAAATCTTCCTGAACGTTCTCCCGATCTTCATCCTGATCCTGACCGGCTGGCTGGTCGTCCGGTTGGGCTACCTGAAAGCGGCTGTCGGCGACGCACTCGGCGATTTCGTCTTCAGGGTCGCCGTGCCGGTCCTCCTCTTTCGCACGATCGCCGAGGCGGACTTCAAGGAAGGATCGCCCTGGCCGCTCTGGGTCGCCTATTTCTCCGGTGTTGCCGTGACCTGGACGATCGGTCATCTCGCGGCCACGCTCGGCTTTGGTCGCGACGCGCGCATGGGCGTGCTTGCCGGCGTCTCCTCGGCTTTCGCCAACACCGTCTTCATCGGATTGCCGCTGGTGTCGCGCGTGGTCGGCGGGGAGGGAGTGGTCGCGCTGTCGATCCTGCTTTCCGTCCACCTGCCGGTGATGATGATCGCCGGAACGGTGCTGATGGAGCGCGCGGAACGCAAGACGACGGGTGCGCCGGGGCAGGGAATCCTGAAGCTCATGGCCGGCGTTACCCGCAATCTCGTCCACAATCCGCTGGTCATAGGCCTTGCCTGCGGCGCGCTCTTCCACCTTCTCGGTCAGCCGCTCGGTGGGCCGGCGAAGGTCATCGTCGATCAGCTCGCTGGCGTCGCCGCACCCGCCGCGCTCGTTTCGATCGGCATGGCGCTCGACAAATACGGTCTCGCCGGCAATACCGGGCTTGCCACGGTCGCCAGCACGCTTAAGCTCCTGGTGCTGCCGGGCGCCGTCTTCGCCGCTTGCCACCTGTTGGGCCTCAGCGACAGCTGGACCGCCGCACTGGTCCTGACGTCATCCGTCCCGACCGGTGTCAATGCCTGGCTCATCGCCAACCATTTCAATGTCGGTCACGCGCTCGCCTCCTCGACGATCACGCTGACGACGGCCTTCGGTGTCGTCAGCGTGTCAGCCTGGGCCTATCTGTTGATGTGA
- a CDS encoding branched-chain amino acid aminotransferase, with protein sequence MTESGAQTFLFEKNPKAMAASEREALLENPGFGRVFTDHMVTIRYSEGRGWYDAKVGPRAAFDLDPATLVLHYAQEIFEGMKAYRLPNGGAALFRPDANARRFRNSATRLAMAPLPEELFVESVRALVRTDRDWIPAADGAALYLRPFMIATEVLLGVKPSADYLYCVIASSVGSYFKGGAPAVTLWVSENYTRAAPGGTGEAKCGGNYAASLAAQAEAIQEGCEQVVFLDAVERRFVEELGGMNVFFVFDDGSLQTPPLTGTILPGITRDSLITLARDLGLTVREEPYAIDQWQTDARSGRLTEAFACGTAAVVTPIGKVKGKRYGFTIGDGGAGPVASRLKAALLDIQNGRAPDPHGWLDRLF encoded by the coding sequence ATGACCGAGAGCGGTGCACAGACTTTCCTGTTCGAGAAGAATCCCAAGGCGATGGCCGCGAGCGAGCGCGAGGCTCTGCTCGAGAATCCGGGCTTCGGCCGCGTGTTCACCGACCATATGGTGACGATCCGCTATTCCGAGGGGCGCGGCTGGTATGATGCGAAGGTCGGACCGCGCGCCGCTTTCGACCTCGATCCGGCAACCTTGGTGCTCCATTATGCCCAGGAGATCTTCGAGGGCATGAAGGCCTATCGCCTGCCCAACGGCGGGGCCGCGCTGTTTCGCCCGGATGCGAATGCGCGCCGCTTCCGCAATTCCGCAACGCGGCTGGCGATGGCGCCCTTGCCGGAGGAGTTGTTCGTCGAATCCGTGCGGGCCTTGGTGAGGACCGACCGCGACTGGATCCCGGCAGCCGACGGGGCGGCCCTCTATCTGCGGCCGTTCATGATCGCCACGGAGGTCCTTCTCGGCGTGAAACCCTCCGCCGACTATCTCTATTGCGTCATCGCCTCTTCTGTCGGCTCCTACTTCAAGGGCGGCGCGCCGGCGGTCACGCTCTGGGTTTCGGAGAATTACACGCGGGCAGCGCCCGGCGGCACCGGCGAGGCGAAATGCGGCGGCAATTATGCCGCGAGCCTCGCAGCACAGGCCGAAGCGATCCAGGAAGGTTGCGAACAGGTAGTGTTCCTCGATGCGGTGGAGCGCCGCTTTGTCGAGGAACTCGGAGGCATGAACGTCTTCTTTGTCTTCGATGACGGTTCGCTGCAGACGCCGCCGCTCACCGGTACGATCCTGCCGGGCATCACCCGCGATTCGCTGATCACGCTTGCCCGCGATCTGGGGCTCACCGTGCGCGAGGAGCCTTACGCCATCGACCAGTGGCAGACGGATGCCAGGAGCGGACGGCTTACCGAGGCCTTCGCCTGCGGTACGGCGGCGGTGGTGACGCCGATCGGCAAGGTGAAGGGCAAGAGGTACGGCTTTACCATCGGCGACGGCGGAGCCGGCCCGGTTGCGTCACGGCTCAAGGCGGCCCTGCTCGACATCCAGAACGGGCGGGCGCCGGACCCACACGGCTGGCTCGACCGGCTGTTCTGA
- a CDS encoding cytochrome c family protein, whose translation MNPYVNMGVGALLGTVFVLMTVSIASEGIFHSEAPEKEGFAIVAEETAGGEADAAGGEEAKSEPIGPLLAKADAAAGEAVFKKCASCHTVDKGGPNKVGPNLWSVVNRPVASHEGFSYSAGMQTFAEGGKVVWDYDHLSYFLEAPKKHVPGTAMGFAGLKKADERANLIAWLRQQADSPAPLPEPGATGSTEAAPAAGGQAAEGAPAPAEGGQAAAPAPAPAPAN comes from the coding sequence ATGAATCCATATGTGAACATGGGTGTGGGTGCCTTGTTGGGTACGGTCTTCGTTCTGATGACCGTATCCATCGCGTCGGAAGGCATTTTCCATTCCGAAGCTCCCGAGAAGGAAGGTTTTGCCATCGTGGCCGAGGAAACGGCAGGCGGCGAGGCTGATGCCGCCGGCGGCGAGGAGGCGAAGTCCGAGCCGATCGGACCGCTGCTTGCCAAGGCGGACGCTGCGGCCGGCGAGGCCGTCTTCAAGAAGTGCGCAAGCTGTCACACCGTCGATAAGGGCGGACCGAACAAGGTCGGCCCGAATCTCTGGAGCGTCGTCAACCGGCCCGTCGCCTCGCATGAGGGCTTCAGCTATTCCGCCGGCATGCAGACCTTCGCCGAAGGCGGCAAGGTGGTTTGGGACTACGATCACCTCAGCTACTTCCTCGAAGCGCCGAAGAAGCATGTTCCGGGCACGGCGATGGGCTTTGCCGGCCTCAAGAAGGCGGACGAGCGCGCCAACCTGATCGCCTGGCTGCGTCAGCAGGCAGACAGCCCGGCACCGCTGCCGGAACCGGGCGCGACCGGCTCCACGGAAGCCGCGCCGGCCGCGGGGGGGCAGGCTGCCGAGGGGGCACCGGCTCCCGCCGAAGGCGGTCAAGCGGCGGCTCCAGCCCCGGCTCCGGCCCCGGCAAACTGA
- a CDS encoding 3-deoxy-manno-octulosonate cytidylyltransferase, whose protein sequence is MNREQPGKVLVLIPARMASTRLPGKPLADICGLPMIVQVAKRAAEADVGRVVVAVDHPEVFQAVSDAGFEAIMTRVDHQSGSDRIYEALAKADPEGKAEIVINVQGDLPTIEPGPIRAALRPLENAATDIATLTVAITDEHEKTNPNVVKVVGSPLSESRLRALYFTRATAPYGEGPLYHHIGLYAYRRKALETFVSLQPSTLERRESLEQLRALEAGMRIDVEIVDSVPLGVDTPADLEKARRILSAQA, encoded by the coding sequence ATGAATCGTGAACAACCGGGCAAAGTCCTCGTGCTCATTCCGGCGCGCATGGCCTCCACACGTCTGCCGGGCAAGCCGCTCGCCGATATCTGCGGCCTGCCGATGATCGTGCAGGTGGCAAAGCGCGCGGCGGAAGCGGATGTCGGTCGGGTCGTCGTCGCAGTCGACCATCCTGAGGTGTTCCAGGCGGTGAGCGACGCCGGTTTCGAGGCGATCATGACCCGGGTCGATCACCAGTCCGGATCCGATCGCATCTATGAAGCGCTCGCAAAGGCAGATCCGGAAGGCAAGGCGGAAATCGTCATCAACGTCCAGGGCGATCTGCCGACCATAGAGCCCGGACCGATCCGCGCGGCGCTGAGGCCGCTCGAGAACGCCGCGACGGACATTGCCACCCTCACCGTGGCGATCACCGACGAGCACGAAAAGACCAATCCCAATGTCGTCAAGGTCGTGGGCTCGCCGCTCTCCGAAAGCCGGCTCCGCGCGCTTTACTTCACCCGCGCCACCGCGCCATACGGAGAAGGCCCGCTCTACCACCACATCGGTCTTTATGCCTATCGCCGCAAGGCGCTCGAGACCTTCGTGTCGCTGCAGCCCTCGACGCTCGAGAGGCGCGAATCGCTCGAGCAATTGCGGGCACTCGAGGCCGGCATGCGCATCGATGTCGAGATCGTCGACTCCGTGCCGCTCGGCGTCGACACGCCAGCAGACCTGGAAAAGGCCCGCCGCATCCTTTCCGCCCAAGCTTGA
- a CDS encoding prephenate dehydratase — protein sequence MTAKTNRISFQGDYGANSDMACRDMFPAMEPLPCQTFEDAFLAVENGEADLAMIPIENTIAGRVADIHHLLPESRLHIVGEYFMPIRFQLMVLPGVKHDEIRTVHSHIHALGQCRKIVRANRWKPVVAGDTAGAAKLVAETGDRSMAALAPRLAADLYGLEIIAENVEDTDSNVTRFVVLSREESRISRKSDDELIITTFVFNVRNIPAALYKAMGGFATNGINMTKLESYQLGGKFVATQFYADIEGHPDDEGVRHAMDELRFFSENVRILGTYKAHPMRGVL from the coding sequence GTGACCGCCAAGACCAATCGGATTTCCTTCCAAGGCGACTACGGCGCCAATTCCGACATGGCCTGCCGCGACATGTTCCCGGCGATGGAACCGCTGCCCTGCCAGACCTTCGAGGATGCCTTCCTCGCGGTGGAAAACGGCGAGGCCGATCTCGCCATGATCCCGATCGAGAACACCATTGCCGGCCGCGTCGCCGACATTCATCACCTGCTGCCGGAATCGCGCCTGCACATCGTCGGCGAATATTTCATGCCGATCCGCTTCCAGCTCATGGTGCTTCCTGGCGTCAAGCACGACGAGATCCGCACCGTACATAGCCATATCCATGCGCTCGGCCAGTGCCGCAAGATCGTCCGCGCCAACCGCTGGAAGCCGGTCGTCGCAGGCGACACGGCCGGAGCTGCGAAGCTCGTCGCGGAGACGGGCGACCGCTCCATGGCAGCGCTGGCCCCGCGGCTCGCCGCCGACCTCTACGGCCTGGAGATCATCGCCGAGAATGTCGAGGACACCGACAGCAACGTCACCCGTTTCGTGGTGCTCTCGCGCGAAGAGAGCCGCATTTCCCGCAAGTCGGATGACGAACTGATCATCACGACCTTCGTCTTCAACGTGCGCAACATCCCGGCCGCCCTCTATAAGGCGATGGGCGGTTTTGCCACCAATGGCATCAACATGACGAAGCTCGAGAGCTACCAGCTCGGCGGCAAGTTCGTGGCGACGCAGTTCTATGCCGATATCGAGGGTCACCCGGACGACGAGGGGGTGCGCCACGCGATGGACGAGCTGCGCTTCTTCTCGGAAAACGTACGCATCCTCGGGACTTACAAGGCGCATCCGATGCGCGGTGTGCTCTGA
- a CDS encoding DUF1127 domain-containing protein has translation MKIRQKIMEYAQMRRAVRELRALDDHALRDIGISRSQIQAAVYGR, from the coding sequence ATGAAGATCCGTCAGAAGATCATGGAATACGCACAGATGCGCCGCGCGGTCCGCGAGTTGCGCGCTCTCGACGATCACGCCCTGCGCGACATCGGTATTTCCCGTTCTCAGATTCAGGCCGCCGTCTACGGCCGCTAA